One genomic region from Nymphaea colorata isolate Beijing-Zhang1983 chromosome 12, ASM883128v2, whole genome shotgun sequence encodes:
- the LOC116265227 gene encoding probable inorganic phosphate transporter 1-7 yields MATQQNEGQTLKVLNALDLAKTQWYHFTAIVIAGMGFFTDAYDLFCISLVTKLLGRIYYFEGNPNRPGSLPPNVSSAVNGVALCGTLAGQLFFGWLGDKLGRKKVYGLTLVLMFICSIASGLSFTTNPKAVMTTLCFFRFWLGFGIGGDYPLSATIMSEYANKRTRGAFIGAVFAMQGFGILFAGIISIVVSAAFKHHYPAPAYAVDMVGSTVPEADYVWRIILMFGCLPAALTWYWRMQMPETARFTALVAQNAQLTATNMQKVMKVNFDEQLDMVEEEERLRKVASKESYGLFSKEFMKRHGRHLVGTTTTWFLLDIAFYSQNLFQKDIFSAIGWIPPAKTMSAIQEIYKIARAQTLIALCATIPGYWFTVALIDVIGRFTIQLIGFFFMTVFMFALAIPYDHWTKKENRIGFVVMYSLTFFFANFGPNATTFVVPAEIFPARLRSTCHGISAACGKAGAIIGAFGFLYAAQNQNKAKADPGYPAGIGVKNSLIVLGVTNALGFFFTFLVPESKGKSLEEMTGEAAGDDVELKSKQRALPV; encoded by the coding sequence ATGGCGACGCAGCAGAATGAGGGGCAGACACTCAAGGTGCTCAACGCCCTCGATCTCGCCAAGACGCAATGGTACCATTTCACGGCCATTGTCATCGCCGGGATGGGCTTCTTTACCGATGCCTACGACTTGTTCTGCATCTCGCTGGTCACCAAGCTGCTCGGCAGGATCTATTACTTTGAAGGCAACCCCAACCGGCCGGGGTCCTTGCCTCCTAACGTGTCCTCGGCCGTCAACGGCGTCGCCCTTTGCGGCACCCTTGCCGGTCAGCTGTTCTTCGGGTGGCTCGGCGACAAGTTGGGGAGGAAGAAGGTGTACGGCCTCACCCTTGTACTCATGTTCATATGCTCCATTGCTTCTGGTCTATCGTTCACTACCAACCCCAAGGCCGTCATGACCACCCTCTGCTTCTTCCGTTTCTGGCTGGGATTCGGCATCGGCGGAGACTACCCGCTCTCTGCTACCATCATGTCTGAGTACGCCAACAAGAGGACCAGAGGGGCATTCATCGGTGCAGTCTTCGCCATGCAGGGGTTCGGCATCCTCTTCGCCGGCATCATCTCCATCGTCGTCTCTGCCGCATTCAAGCACCACTACCCGGCGCCAGCGTACGCGGTGGACATGGTGGGGTCGACGGTGCCGGAGGCCGACTACGTGTGGCGGATCATCTTGATGTTCGGCTGCCTTCCGGCAGCACTGACGTGGTACTGGCGGATGCAGATGCCGGAGACGGCGAGGTTCACAGCGCTGGTGGCTCAAAACGCACAGTTGACGGCCACCAACATGCAGAAGGTCATGAAAGTGAACTTCGACGAGCAGTTGGATAtggtggaggaggaagagaggctGAGGAAGGTTGCCTCGAAGGAGAGCTACGGCCTTTTCAGCAAAGAGTTCATGAAGAGGCACGGCAGGCACCTGGTAGGAACTACCACCACGTGGTTCCTCCTTGATATTGCCTTCTACAGCCAGAATCTCTTCCAGAAAGACATCTTCTCCGCCATTGGGTGGATCCCCCCAGCCAAAACAATGAGCGCCATACAAGAAATATATAAGATCGCCCGGGCTCAGACCCTTATCGCCCTCTGTGCCACCATTCCCGGCTACTGGTTCACCGTGGCGCTCATTGACGTTATCGGTCGATTCACCATACAGCTCATCGGCTTCTTCTTCATGACTGTCTTCATGTTCGCTCTCGCCATCCCCTACGACCACTGGACCAAGAAGGAGAACCGCATCGGCTTCGTAGTCATGTACTCCCTCACCTTCTTCTTTGCCAACTTTGGCCCCAACGCCACCACCTTCGTGGTTCCGGCAGAGATCTTCCCGGCAAGGCTGAGGTCGACCTGCCACGGCATATCGGCGGCCTGTGGCAAAGCTGGTGCCATCATCGGTGCATTTGGATTCCTGTATGCAGCGCAGAATCAGAACAAGGCCAAGGCTGACCCAGGATACCCAGCAGGTATCGGTGTGAAGAACTCCCTTATCGTGTTGGGTGTGACAAATGCACTGGGCTTCTTCTTCACCTTCCTCGTGCCAGAATCCAAGGGCAAGTCCCTTGAGGAGATGACCGGGGAGGCTGCTGGCGATGATGTAGAGCTCAAAAGTAAACAACGAGCTCTTCCTGTCTAA
- the LOC116265226 gene encoding probable inorganic phosphate transporter 1-7 gives MATQQNEGQTLKVLNALDLAKTQWYHFTAIVIAGMGFFTDAYDLFCISLVTKLLGRIYYFEGNPNRPGSLPPNVSSAVNGVALCGTLAGQLFFGWLGDKLGRKKVYGLTLVLMFICSIASGLSFTTNPKAVMTTLCFFRFWLGFGIGGDYPLSATIMSEYANKKTRGAFIGAVFAMQGFGILFAGIISIVVSAAFKHHYPAPAYAVDMVGSTVKEADYVWRIILMFGCLPAALTWYWRMQMPETARFTALVAQNAQLTAANMQKVMKVNFDEQLDMEEEEERLRKVASKESYGLFSKEFMKRHGRHLVGTTTTWFLLDIAFYSQNLFQKDIFSAIGWIPPAKTMSAIQEIYKIARAQTLIALCATIPGYWFTVALIDVIGRFTIQLIGFFFMTVFMFALAIPYDHWTKKENRIGFVVMYSLTFFFANFGPNATTFVVPAEIFPARLRSTCHGISAACGKAGAIIGAFGFLYAAQNQNKAKADPGYPAGIGVKNSLIVLGVTNALGFFFTFLVPESKGKSLEEMTGEAAGDNVELEDKQRPLPV, from the coding sequence ATGGCGACGCAGCAGAATGAGGGGCAGACACTCAAGGTGCTCAACGCCCTCGACCTCGCCAAGACGCAATGGTACCATTTCACGGCCATTGTCATCGCCGGGATGGGCTTCTTTACCGATGCCTACGACTTGTTCTGCATCTCGCTGGTCACCAAGCTGCTCGGCAGGATCTATTACTTTGAAGGCAACCCCAACCGGCCGGGGTCCTTGCCTCCTAACGTGTCCTCGGCCGTCAACGGCGTCGCCCTTTGCGGCACCCTTGCCGGTCAGCTGTTCTTCGGGTGGCTCGGCGACAAGTTGGGGAGGAAGAAGGTGTACGGCCTCACCCTTGTACTCATGTTCATATGCTCCATTGCTTCTGGTCTGTCGTTCACTACCAACCCCAAGGCCGTCATGACCACCCTCTGCTTCTTCCGTTTCTGGCTGGGCTTCGGCATCGGCGGAGACTACCCGCTCTCTGCTACCATCATGTCTGAGTACGCCAACAAGAAGACCAGGGGGGCATTCATCGGTGCAGTCTTCGCCATGCAGGGGTTCGGCATCCTCTTCGCCGGCATCATCTCCATCGTCGTCTCTGCCGCATTCAAGCACCACTACCCGGCGCCAGCGTACGCGGTGGACATGGTGGGGTCGACGGTAAAGGAGGCCGACTACGTGTGGCGGATCATCTTGATGTTCGGCTGCCTTCCGGCAGCACTGACGTGGTACTGGCGGATGCAGATGCCGGAGACGGCGAGGTTCACAGCGCTGGTGGCTCAAAACGCACAGTTGACGGCCGCCAACATGCAGAAGGTCATGAAAGTGAACTTCGACGAGCAGTTGGatatggaggaggaggaagagaggctGAGGAAGGTTGCCTCGAAGGAGAGCTACGGCCTTTTCAGCAAAGAGTTCATGAAGAGGCACGGCAGGCACCTGGTGGGCACTACCACCACGTGGTTCCTCCTTGATATTGCCTTCTACAGCCAGAATCTCTTCCAGAAAGACATCTTCTCCGCCATTGGGTGGATCCCCCCAGCCAAAACAATGAGCGCCATACAAGAAATATATAAGATCGCCCGGGCTCAGACCCTTATCGCCCTCTGTGCCACCATTCCCGGCTACTGGTTCACCGTGGCGCTCATTGACGTTATCGGTCGATTCACCATACAGCTCATCGGCTTCTTCTTCATGACTGTCTTCATGTTCGCTCTCGCCATCCCCTACGACCACTGGACCAAGAAGGAGAACCGCATCGGCTTCGTAGTCATGTACTCCCTCACCTTCTTCTTTGCCAACTTTGGCCCCAACGCCACCACCTTCGTGGTTCCGGCAGAGATCTTCCCGGCAAGGCTGAGGTCGACCTGCCACGGCATATCGGCGGCCTGTGGCAAAGCTGGTGCCATCATCGGTGCATTTGGATTCCTGTATGCAGCGCAGAATCAGAACAAGGCCAAGGCTGACCCAGGATACCCAGCAGGTATCGGTGTGAAGAACTCCCTTATCGTGTTGGGTGTGACAAATGCACTGGGCTTCTTCTTCACCTTCCTCGTGCCAGAATCCAAGGGCAAGTCCCTTGAGGAGATGACTGGGGAGGCCGCAGGCGATAATGTAGAGCTCGAGGATAAACAACGTCCTCTCCCTGTCTAA